Sequence from the Chrysiogenia bacterium genome:
CCTCCCCTACCGAACGATCACGCAACCACTGACCCGCAGGCCGCTGCTACAGTCACGCACAGGCCAGCAGAAGGTTCCCGTCCTGCGTGACGGCGAGACCTGGGTCGCCGATTCCACCGACATCGCCCGGTATCTCGAAGAACGCTACCCGGAAAAACCCGTGCTTCCGACATCCGGGCGCGATCGCGCGCTCTGCCTGCTGATCGAGGACTGGGCGGACGAGGCCTTCGCCTCTTCGGTGCAGCCGGCCAAGTGGCTCTCGCCGGGAAACTTTTCCATCCTGGCCGGCAGGATGCGCGAGGAGCTGACCGGGCCGGTCAACAACCTCCTGCTGACCGTTGCCAAGCCGGTCCTCCAGAAGCAGATGCGCGAGTATCTCCACGGGCGCGGGATGAAGCGAAATGCAACAGTGCTAACTGATCAGCTCGACCAGCTCGAAGTGCTGCTTGAATCTCAAAGTTATTTGTTCGGGGATACGCCGACGGTCGCTGACTTCGCAGTGGCGGCGCTCCTCAAGGAACTCAAGGGGCTCAAGGGCTGGGAAATTGTCGCCGCTCACCCGCGCGTGCTTGCGCTCACAGAACGGATCGAATCGATCTCCAGCGCACGTGTTGCCTAGGAGCGCAGGCTCAAGCCATCTCCCTGATTTTTGCCACCCGGTCCGATTCGCCGATGATGATGCAGACGTTATCGGGCTGCAGTACATATTCCGGCGAGGGATTGAAGTCGTAGGTCTGTCCGCCATCGTTGGAGATCGCGACGACGCGAAGGCCCGTGCGCTCGACGATCTTCGAGTTGCGCAGGCTCTTGCCCGCCAGTTCGCCCTCCTCCGTCACGACGCATTCCTCCACGCGGGCGGCTCCCGCCTGGCGGAGCATCTTGTCCAGGAAGTTCACGACGTGGGGGCGCACCATCTCGGAGGCGATGCGCAGCCCGCCGATGAAGTTGGGCGAGACCACGCCCGTCGCGCCGGCCCGCTTGAACTTGTCGATCAGGTCGTGGTCGATGCATTTGCTGATAATGCGAAGCTTCAGGTTGCCCTCGGTGGCACAGACCACGGTGAGCAGCATGTTCTGGGAATCGTCATGCAGGGCACAGACCACCCCGGCGGCGCGTTCGATTCCGGCCAGCAACAGTGTTTCCTCTTCCAGCGCGTCCTGGGCAATCCAGAGCATCCCCTCGAAGCGGTGCGAGAGGTGCTCGAGCCGCTCGCGATCTGCGTCGACCACCACGAAGGGGCGCTTGGTCCCGTGGAACTCTTCAATGACATGCACACCGGTACTGCCGGCGCCGCAAATGATGTAGTGGTCCTGAAGGGCCGCGATTTTTGTGAGCATTTTGCGCTCCTTGAAGAATTTTCCGAGGTATTGCTCGATCAGGAAAGCCGTGATCGAAGAGACCGCGTAGAGGGTCACCAGAAGCCCCACCCACATCAATGACATGGTGAATGCCATCAGCATGGGCGAGCTCTCGACGTTCAGCGTGTCGCCGTAGCCCACCGTGGTGAGGGTGATTGTCGTGAAGAAGGCGGTGTCGATGAGCGACCACTTGCCATCGCCCAAAATGTAGAGACCCAACGTCCCATAGAGAAACACGCCCGCCACGGCCAACGTGGGGCGGATGACGCGCGAACCGACGAGCTTCGCATATTCGCGAATCTGCGGGTTGTGCAGCGGGCTGAGGTGTTGTTTCTTCAAGCGATCAGCGCCCCGGGGATACGCCCAACGGCGACCCCTTCCCTTCCGGCTTGTTCCCTACCTGTAAAACCATAGCAAAAACAGGCACCTGCGCACCACCCCAAGTCGCCAAGCCTTGACGCCCGGGCCAACTGACGGGTAGTTCACCCGGGCGCCCTGCCCTGGCGGGCGCTTCCGGGAGGACCCTCAATGGATCTGCAACTCACCGAAGAACAGCGCTCGACCATCGAGACCATCAAAAAGTATCTCGACAAGGAAGCGCGGCCCCACGTCTCCAAGTGGGAACACAATGACGAATACCCCACCGACGTGGTCGAGGGGTTCAAGGAAATGGGCCTCTTCGGCGCCACCATTCCCGAGGAATACGGCGGCCTGGGATGGGACGTGATTACCTACGCCCTGGTGGTCGAGGAAATTTCGGCCTGTTGGATGAGCCTTTCGGGCGTGGTGAACACCCACCTCATCATGGCCAACGCGGTCAAGAATTTCGGCACCGAAGAGCAGAAGAAGCACTGGCTTCCCAAAATGGCCACCGGCGAGAAACGCGGCGGCCTCGCCCTCTCGGAGGCCCAGGGCGGCTCGGACGTGGCCTCCATGCGCACCCTGGCCAAGCGCGACGGCGATCAGTACCTGATCAACGGCGCGAAGATGTGGATCACCAATTCCGACGGAAACACCTTCTTCCTGCTGGCCAAGACCGACCCCGAGACCAAGCCGCCCCACGCGGGCATCAGCGGCTTCATCATTGAAAAGGGCCACGAGGGGTTCCAGGTCTCGCGCAACATTCCCAAGCTCGGCTACAAGGGCCTGCCCACTTCCGAGCTGGTCTTCGAAAACTTCCCCGTCCCGGCCTTCAACCTGCTGGGCGGCGAAGAGGGCAAGGGTTTTGCCCAGGTGATGAACGGACTGGAACTGGGCCGCATCAACGTCGCCTCGCGCGCCGTGGGCGTGCTGCGCGCAGCCTTTGAAGACTCCGTTCGCTACGCCCAGGAGCGCGAGACCTTCGGCAAGCCCATCTGGCAGCACCAGCTCGTGGGCGCCAAGCTCGCCGACATGGCCTCGGATCTCGAAGCATCCAAGCTGCTCGTGCTGAGCGCGGCGCTTAAGAAACAGCGCGGCGAGCGCTGCGATCTCGAAGCCAGCATGGCCAAGCTCTTCGCGTCCCAGGCCTGCGCCAAGCACACCCTGGAGGCCATGCACATCCACGGCGGCTACGGCTACACCACCGAGTTCAACGTCGAGCGCTACTACCGCGACGCCCCCTTGATGACCATCGGCGAGGGAACCAACGAGATCCTCAAGACGGTCATCGCCCGGCAGATCGTCAAACGCAACGCGATTTGACCTCCTTGCCGCAAACGAGAATTCTTGACGATCAAGACAGGACCAGTGGAGCCAATGAAACAACACACAGCCAGATGGAGCGCCCTCCTGCTCTGCGCCTTGATGCTCTTCCTTGGCGCCTGCAACAGCGTCGAGAAAGGCGTGGTCGATCTGACCAGGCTCGGCCTTCCCGACGAAGCCAAAGTCTCGGCCGACAAGTTTACCACCGCTCTGCCTGCCCCCGGCACGGAGATCTTTCTGGTCGTAACCGACCTGGGCACCTGCCTTGAATGCAAGAAGGCCGCGATCTGGGTCTCCAATGTCTGGCAGGACAAGTCGCGACCGGCGGCGCTGGTTTATCTGGAGACCATGCGCAGCGAATTCGACATTCCCTCGACAAAGCAGTTCATCAAGGAAAAGAAGCTCCGCGGGCTCCACTACATCTGCGATGAGAAATGCGTGGAGAAGCTCACCAAAATGCTCGGGGAGAAGCCCACCGCCCCCATGCACTACTTCATCGGCAACAAGGGCCTGGTTCACTGGAAAGGCGGCTTTTTGAACGCCTATGCCCCGGTGCTCAAGGCCATCCGCAGCGGCCTGCACGACGTGCCGCTGAGCGTGAAGGCTGAATAGCCCCCCAGAGCCCCCGGACGGGCCCAAAAAACCGGGTAAACCCACGTAAAGGCCGCTTGCGCCCATTCCGGCCCAGCGAGTAGGATTCACCCACACTTGAAGATCAAGGCGGGGAAAAGGGGCGTGCTCGCCCGCTTCCGTCAGGCAGGGGACCAACTGGTGTGTCGCTCAGACAATGGGCAGAAAAGCCCCCGGCAGCGCGGGCTGAGGCAGTTTGCCTTCGCGCTGGCGATGATGATTGCTCTCTCCCAGGGCGGCTGCATTCTGGTGGTCGCCGGGCTGCTGAGCGGCCCGATTGCCGTGGGCGGTGCCATCACCGGCGCGACCATCGGCACGCAAACCGCCTACTACAATCTTCAGGATTTCTACGACGCCTATGAGGCCAACGCCGACACCGTCGAACTGACGGAGACCGTCGCGGGCCTGCGCATCATCGATTCCAACCGCAATTCCTACCGCGCGCTCGAAAAGACGCTCAGCCCCCACGGCCTCTCGCCCGAGAGCTACCTGGTATTGGCCGAGCTCGTGCGCGTGCGCGGCCAGCGCATTCCGGAGCTCAAGAAGAACATCGGCGTGAACGGTTTCCCGCTGATCGAATCGCTCAAGGATCTCGAAGAGCGCGCCCTGGTTGAGCAGAAGCAGGTTCGCCACGCGACGAGCTATGTATTTGTCGGTGCCACCGAAGCAGGCGAGGCCGCTCTCGAGCGCGCCCGCCCGGCACTCGAGCACCTTCGCTTTGAATACCTGCGCCGCCTCTCTTTGGATGATCGCCGCACGCTGACCACCCT
This genomic interval carries:
- a CDS encoding acyl-CoA dehydrogenase family protein; its protein translation is MDLQLTEEQRSTIETIKKYLDKEARPHVSKWEHNDEYPTDVVEGFKEMGLFGATIPEEYGGLGWDVITYALVVEEISACWMSLSGVVNTHLIMANAVKNFGTEEQKKHWLPKMATGEKRGGLALSEAQGGSDVASMRTLAKRDGDQYLINGAKMWITNSDGNTFFLLAKTDPETKPPHAGISGFIIEKGHEGFQVSRNIPKLGYKGLPTSELVFENFPVPAFNLLGGEEGKGFAQVMNGLELGRINVASRAVGVLRAAFEDSVRYAQERETFGKPIWQHQLVGAKLADMASDLEASKLLVLSAALKKQRGERCDLEASMAKLFASQACAKHTLEAMHIHGGYGYTTEFNVERYYRDAPLMTIGEGTNEILKTVIARQIVKRNAI
- a CDS encoding glutathione S-transferase family protein, with amino-acid sequence MASTLELYHWEISPFCEKVRRILDYKGLPYRTITQPLTRRPLLQSRTGQQKVPVLRDGETWVADSTDIARYLEERYPEKPVLPTSGRDRALCLLIEDWADEAFASSVQPAKWLSPGNFSILAGRMREELTGPVNNLLLTVAKPVLQKQMREYLHGRGMKRNATVLTDQLDQLEVLLESQSYLFGDTPTVADFAVAALLKELKGLKGWEIVAAHPRVLALTERIESISSARVA
- a CDS encoding winged helix-turn-helix transcriptional regulator; the protein is MLARFRQAGDQLVCRSDNGQKSPRQRGLRQFAFALAMMIALSQGGCILVVAGLLSGPIAVGGAITGATIGTQTAYYNLQDFYDAYEANADTVELTETVAGLRIIDSNRNSYRALEKTLSPHGLSPESYLVLAELVRVRGQRIPELKKNIGVNGFPLIESLKDLEERALVEQKQVRHATSYVFVGATEAGEAALERARPALEHLRFEYLRRLSLDDRRTLTTLVAKAVGEENSPAAGTTGGVLGLTTGGEAEYLLSKQLITTQWLLKRKLERYGITDGEFQVISTLWLGRDVGPRTLSAVTQLRREELRELVSGLSVQNYIVQKAQVSEEGPYTLALGIKGEQLTEQLKPEIDSIDKVLFARLSEDERNTLAQLLTKMSRGIVG
- a CDS encoding potassium channel protein — its product is MKKQHLSPLHNPQIREYAKLVGSRVIRPTLAVAGVFLYGTLGLYILGDGKWSLIDTAFFTTITLTTVGYGDTLNVESSPMLMAFTMSLMWVGLLVTLYAVSSITAFLIEQYLGKFFKERKMLTKIAALQDHYIICGAGSTGVHVIEEFHGTKRPFVVVDADRERLEHLSHRFEGMLWIAQDALEEETLLLAGIERAAGVVCALHDDSQNMLLTVVCATEGNLKLRIISKCIDHDLIDKFKRAGATGVVSPNFIGGLRIASEMVRPHVVNFLDKMLRQAGAARVEECVVTEEGELAGKSLRNSKIVERTGLRVVAISNDGGQTYDFNPSPEYVLQPDNVCIIIGESDRVAKIREMA